A portion of the Vulpes vulpes isolate BD-2025 chromosome 5, VulVul3, whole genome shotgun sequence genome contains these proteins:
- the CDC42EP2 gene encoding cdc42 effector protein 2 translates to MSTKVPIYLKRGSRKGKKEKLRDLLSSDMISPPLGDFRHTIHIGSGGGSDMFGDISFLQGKFHLLPGTVVEGPEEDGSLDLPFQFTRTGTLCGRELPDGPSPLLKNAISLPVIGGPQALTLPTTQAPPKPPRLHLEIPQPSPQPSPQEAGSVDIWRIPEAGSVHNGLTPELGADEPFLSHASSLLSLHVDLGPSILDDVLQIMDQDLGHMQIPT, encoded by the coding sequence ATGTCCACCAAGGTGCCCATCTATCTGAAGCGCGGCAGCCGCAAGGGCAAGAAGGAGAAGCTGCGGGACCTGCTGTCTTCAGACATGATCAGCCCGCCGCTGGGGGACTTCCGACACACCATTCACATTGGCAGTGGCGGTGGCAGTGACATGTTCGGCGACATCTCCTTCCTGCAGGGCAAGTTCCACCTCCTGCCGGGGACGGTGGTCGAGGGACCTGAGGAGGATGGCTCCTTGGACCTCCCCTTCCAGTTCACCCGCACTGGCACGCTGTGTGGGCGTGAGCTGCCCGACGGGCCATCCCCTCTGCTCAAGAATGCCATCTCCCTCCCTGTCATTGGAGGGCCCCAGGCCCTCACCCTGCCCACCACCCAGGCCCCACCCAAACCCCCGCGCCTGCACCTGGAGATCCCACAACCTTCCCCGCAGCCTTCCCCACAGGAGGCAGGGAGTGTGGACATCTGGAGGATTCCAGAGGCTGGCTCTGTGCACAATGGGCTGACCCCTGAGTTGGGGGCCGATGAGCCCTTCCTGTCCCATGccagctccctgctctccctgcaCGTGGATCTGGGGCCTTCTATCCTGGACGACGTCCTCCAGATCATGGACCAGGACCTGGGCCACATGCAGATCCCCACGTAG